The proteins below are encoded in one region of Phycicoccus sp. M110.8:
- a CDS encoding NTP transferase domain-containing protein, with amino-acid sequence MTTAGLLLAAGGGRRMGGAKALLREPSGRRFVERGLAVLREGGCSPVLVVVGAQAQEVRRYAGAADLVVEAPDWATGQAASLRAGLTAVRETGAQAVCLLLVDLPDVDAEVVRRVTTAVAAAATAAGGDGRRALGRAAYSGPPGHPVVIGRDHWEGVLGSLRGDVGARDYLATHDHLVVECGDLATGRDTDTPADLA; translated from the coding sequence GTGACCACCGCCGGCCTGCTGCTGGCCGCGGGCGGGGGGCGGCGGATGGGCGGAGCCAAGGCCCTGCTGCGCGAGCCCTCCGGGCGCCGGTTCGTCGAGCGCGGCCTCGCCGTCCTGCGCGAGGGCGGCTGCAGCCCCGTGCTCGTCGTCGTCGGCGCGCAGGCGCAGGAGGTGCGCCGGTATGCCGGTGCCGCCGACCTCGTCGTCGAGGCGCCCGACTGGGCCACGGGGCAGGCCGCGTCGCTGCGCGCCGGCCTCACCGCGGTGCGGGAGACCGGCGCGCAGGCCGTCTGCCTGCTCCTGGTGGACCTGCCCGACGTCGACGCCGAGGTCGTCCGCCGGGTCACCACCGCGGTCGCCGCTGCGGCGACCGCGGCGGGGGGTGACGGGCGCCGTGCCCTCGGCCGCGCGGCATACAGTGGTCCCCCCGGCCACCCCGTCGTGATCGGGCGCGACCACTGGGAGGGGGTCCTGGGGAGCCTGCGGGGCGACGTCGGGGCCCGGGACTACCTCGCCACGCACGACCACCTTGTGGTCGAGTGCGGCGACCTCGCCACGGGGCGCGACACGGACACGCCCGCCGACCTCGCCTGA
- a CDS encoding MoxR family ATPase has product MEPREAFATTGDLRDGLASTGYLADDALTTVTWLALRLQRPLLLEGEPGTGKTALAEAVAGALDLPLIRLQCYEGIDASQALYDWDFPRQILHLRAVEAVAADAAGDVRAVEEQLFDQRFLLDRPVLRALRDAPAVLLVDEVDRADDEFEAFLLEVLSTWQVTIPELGTVTAATPPVVVLTSNRTRELHDALKRRCLYHWIDHPGLERELEIVRSRAPEVSETLAAQVVSAVHRMRDDGGLVKPPGVAETLDWARALQELGARDLDLETAAVSLGAAVKYREDAERVRAALDRILSR; this is encoded by the coding sequence ATGGAGCCACGGGAGGCCTTCGCGACGACGGGGGACCTCCGCGACGGTCTCGCCTCCACCGGGTACCTCGCCGACGACGCCCTCACCACGGTCACCTGGCTCGCCCTGCGCCTCCAGCGCCCGCTGCTGCTGGAGGGCGAGCCCGGCACCGGCAAGACGGCCCTCGCCGAGGCGGTCGCCGGGGCGCTGGACCTGCCGCTGATCCGGCTGCAGTGCTACGAGGGCATCGACGCGAGCCAGGCCCTCTACGACTGGGACTTCCCGCGCCAGATCCTGCACCTGCGCGCGGTCGAGGCCGTGGCGGCCGACGCGGCCGGCGACGTCCGCGCGGTGGAGGAGCAGCTGTTCGACCAGCGGTTCCTGCTCGACCGCCCGGTGCTGCGCGCCCTGCGGGACGCGCCCGCCGTCCTGCTCGTCGACGAGGTGGACCGCGCCGACGACGAGTTCGAGGCGTTCCTGCTTGAGGTGCTCTCGACGTGGCAGGTCACGATCCCCGAGCTCGGCACGGTGACCGCCGCGACGCCACCCGTCGTCGTCCTCACCTCGAACCGCACCCGCGAGCTGCACGACGCCCTCAAGCGTCGCTGCCTCTACCACTGGATCGACCACCCGGGCCTGGAGCGCGAGCTCGAGATCGTGCGCAGCCGCGCACCCGAGGTGTCGGAAACCCTTGCGGCACAGGTCGTCTCGGCCGTCCACCGGATGCGCGACGACGGCGGCCTCGTCAAGCCACCGGGAGTCGCCGAGACCCTCGACTGGGCGCGCGCCCTGCAGGAGCTCGGCGCCCGCGACCTCGACCTCGAGACCGCGGCGGTCAGCCTCGGCGCCGCCGTGAAGTACCGCGAGGACGCCGAGCGCGTCCGCGCCGCCCTCGACCGGATCCTGTCGCGATGA
- a CDS encoding SRPBCC family protein has translation MELTHSFTVPASVEETWATFMDLQAVGSCFPGAAVTEVTDDGFSGTVKVKLGPIALQYAGSGSFVERDDATHHAVIEAKGKDKRGNGTAGATVTIRLSEADGGGTTADVVTDLAVTGKPAQFGRGVMQDVSDKLLQQFVACIEGRIGGPPEEEAPAAPTAAAAAGAAPAETAPAETAPAETAPAAAVPAPAASASAAAAAAAPGTPAYPPSRAERAAARQPAPQEALDLGSTVLPVLVKTYAKPVLAVVAAILAVLLIRRVLR, from the coding sequence GTGGAGCTGACCCACTCGTTCACCGTCCCGGCGTCGGTCGAGGAGACCTGGGCGACCTTCATGGACCTCCAGGCCGTCGGGAGCTGCTTTCCCGGGGCCGCGGTCACGGAGGTCACCGACGACGGCTTCTCCGGGACGGTCAAGGTCAAGCTCGGCCCGATCGCCCTGCAGTACGCCGGGTCGGGGTCCTTCGTCGAGCGGGACGACGCCACCCACCACGCCGTCATCGAGGCCAAGGGCAAGGACAAGCGTGGCAACGGCACGGCCGGTGCCACCGTGACGATCCGGCTGTCGGAGGCGGACGGGGGAGGGACGACCGCCGACGTCGTCACCGACCTCGCCGTCACCGGCAAGCCCGCCCAGTTCGGCCGCGGGGTCATGCAGGACGTGTCCGACAAGCTGCTGCAGCAGTTCGTCGCCTGCATCGAGGGCCGGATCGGCGGCCCGCCCGAGGAGGAGGCGCCCGCCGCACCGACCGCGGCGGCAGCTGCGGGGGCGGCGCCGGCCGAGACGGCACCGGCCGAGACGGCACCGGCCGAGACGGCCCCGGCGGCCGCGGTCCCGGCCCCCGCGGCGTCCGCGTCGGCGGCCGCGGCGGCGGCCGCGCCGGGTACACCGGCATACCCGCCCTCGCGGGCCGAACGCGCCGCGGCGAGGCAGCCGGCCCCTCAGGAGGCGCTCGACCTGGGCTCGACGGTGCTGCCCGTCCTCGTGAAGACCTACGCGAAGCCGGTGCTCGCCGTGGTCGCCGCGATCCTGGCGGTCCTGCTCATCCGGCGCGTCCTGCGCTGA
- a CDS encoding vWA domain-containing protein: MSVTTEAAVPVGGDHAPDAILLGFARALRAAGVAVTADRERTYLQAVAEVGAGSERGVYVAGRATLCGSPADLERYDQVYAAWFGLERARSRPRQAQPATVPQASLDAVDAGTGAAAEDDVLRATASDTEVLRHRDVAALSPAERARLSDLFAHLRPRAPRRRAHRWTAAPRGSVDAHRTLRDQLRRMGEPGPIAWRRRGTRPRRVVLLVDVSGSMSGYADSLLRLAHAYATSGLPVEVFTLGTRLTHVTRALRQRDADRALASCGDVVPDWAGGTRLAEGVGAFLDRWGRRGMARGAVVVLFSDGWERSDPAALGEQMRRLRALAHRVVWVNPHRGKAGYQPVQQGVVAALPHVDDFVAGHSMATFEELVEVVARA; this comes from the coding sequence ATGAGCGTGACGACCGAGGCGGCCGTCCCCGTGGGGGGCGACCACGCACCGGACGCGATCCTGCTCGGCTTCGCCCGCGCGCTGCGCGCCGCCGGCGTCGCCGTGACGGCCGACCGCGAGCGCACGTACCTGCAGGCCGTCGCCGAGGTCGGCGCCGGATCGGAGCGCGGCGTCTACGTGGCGGGCCGGGCGACCCTGTGCGGATCACCGGCGGACCTCGAGCGCTACGACCAGGTGTATGCCGCGTGGTTCGGCCTCGAGCGCGCGCGGAGCCGGCCGCGGCAGGCCCAGCCTGCGACGGTGCCGCAGGCCTCGCTCGACGCGGTGGACGCCGGGACCGGCGCGGCCGCCGAGGACGACGTCCTGCGCGCGACCGCCAGCGACACCGAGGTGCTGCGCCACCGGGACGTCGCGGCCCTCAGCCCCGCCGAGCGCGCCCGGCTCTCCGACCTGTTCGCCCACCTGCGGCCGCGGGCGCCCCGCCGCAGGGCGCACCGCTGGACCGCCGCGCCGCGCGGCTCCGTCGACGCCCACCGCACCCTGCGGGACCAGCTGCGCCGCATGGGGGAGCCGGGCCCGATCGCCTGGCGCCGACGCGGCACCCGGCCGCGTCGCGTCGTGCTGCTCGTCGACGTCTCGGGGTCGATGAGCGGCTACGCCGACTCGCTGCTGCGGCTCGCCCACGCGTACGCCACCTCCGGCCTGCCCGTGGAGGTGTTCACGCTCGGCACCCGCCTCACCCACGTCACGCGCGCCCTGCGCCAGCGCGACGCCGACCGTGCCCTCGCGTCCTGCGGGGACGTCGTGCCCGACTGGGCCGGTGGCACCCGGCTGGCCGAGGGGGTGGGCGCGTTCCTCGACCGCTGGGGCCGGCGGGGGATGGCCCGCGGGGCGGTCGTCGTGCTGTTCAGCGACGGCTGGGAGCGGTCGGACCCGGCCGCCCTCGGCGAGCAGATGCGCCGGCTGCGGGCCCTCGCACACCGGGTCGTGTGGGTCAACCCGCACAGGGGCAAGGCCGGCTACCAGCCGGTGCAGCAGGGGGTGGTCGCGGCGCTGCCGCACGTCGACGACTTCGTGGCAGGCCACTCGATGGCGACCTTCGAGGAGCTCGTGGAGGTGGTGGCGCGTGCGTGA
- the aroQ gene encoding type II 3-dehydroquinate dehydratase: protein MSEPTVVVLNGPNLNLLGEREPEVYGHETLADVEALCRKAASLAGLAVDFRQSNHEGVLIDAIHELRHQAVGFVVNAGAYTHTSVALRDALATVSVPVFEVHLSNVHAREEFRHHSYLSAVSTGVIVGCGPSGYAYAIARISELAHPKP, encoded by the coding sequence ATGAGCGAGCCGACCGTCGTCGTCCTCAACGGCCCCAACCTCAACCTGCTCGGCGAGCGGGAGCCCGAGGTCTATGGCCACGAGACCCTCGCCGACGTGGAGGCCCTGTGCCGCAAGGCCGCCAGCCTCGCCGGGCTCGCGGTCGACTTCCGGCAGAGCAACCACGAGGGCGTGCTCATCGACGCGATCCACGAGCTGCGCCACCAGGCCGTCGGGTTCGTCGTCAACGCCGGCGCCTACACGCACACCTCCGTCGCCCTCCGTGACGCCCTCGCCACGGTGTCGGTCCCCGTCTTCGAGGTGCACCTGAGCAACGTGCACGCCCGCGAGGAGTTCCGGCACCACTCCTACCTGTCCGCGGTGTCGACCGGCGTCATCGTCGGCTGCGGCCCCAGCGGGTACGCGTACGCCATCGCCCGGATCAGCGAGCTCGCCCACCCCAAGCCCTGA
- a CDS encoding (2Fe-2S)-binding protein has product MTRINVTVDGVDYSDEVEPRTLLVHYLRETLGKTGTVVGCDTSNCGACTVHLDGHSVKSCNVLAVQADGHEVTTIEGIASGGELHPVQKAFHECHALQCGYCTPGMIMQAIDVLNDNPNPSEEEIRVGLEGNLCRCTGYHNIVKAVQQAAGQGATAGAQS; this is encoded by the coding sequence ATGACCCGCATCAACGTGACGGTCGACGGCGTCGACTACTCCGACGAGGTCGAGCCGCGAACGCTCCTCGTCCACTACCTGCGAGAGACGCTCGGCAAGACCGGCACGGTCGTGGGCTGCGACACCAGCAACTGCGGTGCCTGCACGGTCCACCTCGACGGGCACAGCGTGAAGTCGTGCAACGTCCTCGCGGTCCAGGCCGACGGGCACGAGGTCACCACCATCGAGGGCATCGCGAGCGGGGGCGAGCTGCACCCGGTGCAGAAGGCCTTCCACGAGTGCCACGCGCTCCAGTGCGGGTACTGCACGCCCGGCATGATCATGCAGGCCATCGACGTCCTGAACGACAACCCGAACCCCTCCGAGGAGGAGATCCGGGTCGGCCTCGAGGGCAACCTGTGCCGCTGCACCGGCTACCACAACATCGTCAAGGCCGTGCAGCAGGCGGCCGGCCAGGGCGCCACCGCGGGAGCACAGTCGTGA
- a CDS encoding XdhC/CoxI family protein: protein MRDVMGELLQWWRAGATVGVGTVVGTWRSAPRQPGAAMLVGPGGEAVGSVSGGCVEGAVYELAQSVVADGVPQLQRYGVSDDDAYAVGLTCGGILDVFVEAVDRTTFPQLEEVAADVEAGRPVAVATVIEHPDPSRVGRRLVVRPEGEFSEGTRPAVEGSLGSARADDAVADDARGLLASGRTETLTYGPDGERRGEGMRVFVASYAPRPRMLVFGAIDFAAAVARQGHFLGYRVTVCDARPVFATRSRFPDADEVVVQWPHRYLEAERDAGRVDGRTVVCVLTHDPKFDVPVLEIALRLPEVGFVGAMGSRRTHEDRLERLREAGLSEDELARLSSPIGLDLGARTPEETAVSIAAEIVALRWGGRGERLAHREGPIHHHGAELAPEPAHALPPGLGEGEPHPTNHPQ, encoded by the coding sequence GTGCGTGACGTGATGGGCGAGCTGCTGCAGTGGTGGCGGGCGGGCGCGACCGTGGGGGTCGGCACGGTCGTCGGCACGTGGCGCTCGGCCCCGCGCCAGCCCGGTGCGGCGATGCTCGTCGGCCCGGGCGGCGAGGCGGTGGGCTCGGTGTCCGGCGGGTGCGTCGAGGGCGCCGTCTACGAGCTGGCGCAGTCGGTGGTCGCCGACGGCGTGCCGCAGCTGCAGCGCTACGGCGTGAGCGACGACGACGCGTATGCCGTGGGCCTCACCTGCGGGGGCATCCTCGACGTGTTCGTCGAGGCGGTCGACCGCACCACCTTCCCCCAGCTCGAGGAGGTCGCGGCCGACGTCGAGGCGGGCCGCCCGGTCGCGGTGGCCACCGTCATCGAGCACCCGGACCCGTCGCGCGTCGGGCGCCGGCTGGTCGTGCGGCCGGAGGGCGAGTTCTCCGAGGGCACCCGGCCCGCGGTCGAGGGCTCGCTCGGCAGCGCTCGCGCCGACGACGCCGTCGCCGACGACGCCAGGGGGCTGCTCGCGTCCGGCCGGACGGAGACGCTCACTTACGGCCCCGACGGCGAGCGCCGTGGTGAGGGCATGCGGGTGTTCGTCGCGTCGTACGCGCCCCGCCCGCGGATGCTCGTCTTCGGCGCCATCGACTTCGCCGCTGCCGTCGCGCGCCAGGGACACTTCCTCGGCTACCGGGTCACCGTCTGCGACGCGCGGCCGGTCTTCGCGACTCGGTCACGGTTCCCCGACGCGGACGAGGTCGTGGTCCAGTGGCCGCACCGCTACCTCGAGGCCGAGCGCGACGCCGGACGGGTCGACGGCAGGACCGTGGTCTGCGTGCTGACCCACGACCCCAAGTTCGACGTCCCCGTCCTCGAGATCGCGCTCCGGCTGCCGGAGGTCGGCTTCGTCGGGGCCATGGGCTCGCGGCGTACCCACGAGGACCGCCTTGAGCGCCTGCGCGAGGCGGGGCTGTCCGAGGACGAGCTCGCGCGCCTGTCCAGCCCCATCGGCCTCGACCTCGGCGCGCGCACGCCCGAGGAGACCGCCGTCAGCATCGCGGCCGAGATCGTGGCGCTGCGCTGGGGCGGCCGCGGCGAGCGGCTCGCCCACCGCGAGGGACCCATCCACCACCACGGCGCCGAGCTGGCCCCCGAGCCGGCCCACGCGCTTCCCCCGGGGCTCGGGGAAGGAGAGCCCCACCCGACGAACCATCCGCAGTGA
- a CDS encoding xanthine dehydrogenase family protein subunit M, protein MIPAQFEYVAPTSVADALAALAEAGDDAKVLAGGQSLLPILRMRLNAPDKVIDLGRVEELRGIREDGDAIVIGAMTTYADLLASDLVREHAGVLHAAVKEVADPQIRHRGTVGGALVHADPAGDVGAPVLALDAELVVAGLGGERTVAAGDFFRDLFETAVGEGELLTAIRVPKHTGWGSRYEKFVRVAHQWSIVAVAATVRVDGGSIAEARIGLTNMGSTPLRATAVEQALVGKAATEDAVRDACAAAADGTNPPSDLNGDADYRRHLATVLTRRAVLAAAGA, encoded by the coding sequence GTGATCCCCGCACAGTTCGAGTACGTCGCCCCGACCTCCGTCGCGGACGCGCTCGCGGCGCTCGCGGAGGCCGGCGACGACGCGAAGGTCCTCGCCGGCGGCCAGAGCCTGCTGCCCATCCTGCGCATGCGGCTCAACGCCCCGGACAAGGTCATCGACCTCGGCCGGGTCGAGGAGCTTCGGGGCATCCGCGAGGACGGCGACGCGATCGTCATCGGTGCGATGACGACGTATGCCGACCTGCTCGCCTCCGACCTCGTGCGCGAGCACGCGGGCGTCCTGCACGCAGCAGTGAAGGAGGTCGCCGACCCCCAGATCCGCCACCGCGGCACCGTGGGCGGCGCGCTCGTCCACGCCGACCCGGCGGGGGACGTGGGTGCCCCGGTGCTCGCGCTCGACGCCGAGCTCGTCGTGGCCGGCCTGGGGGGCGAGCGCACCGTGGCCGCCGGCGACTTCTTCCGCGACCTGTTCGAGACCGCGGTCGGCGAGGGTGAGCTGCTCACGGCCATCCGCGTGCCCAAGCACACCGGGTGGGGCAGCCGCTACGAGAAGTTCGTGCGGGTGGCCCACCAGTGGTCGATCGTCGCCGTCGCGGCGACGGTCCGGGTCGACGGCGGCAGCATCGCCGAGGCGCGGATCGGGCTGACCAACATGGGGTCCACCCCGTTGCGGGCCACCGCCGTGGAGCAGGCCCTCGTCGGGAAGGCCGCGACGGAGGACGCCGTGCGCGACGCCTGTGCGGCCGCGGCCGACGGGACGAACCCGCCGTCGGACCTCAACGGCGACGCCGACTACCGCCGGCACCTCGCGACGGTGCTGACCCGCCGCGCCGTGCTCGCGGCAGCGGGGGCGTGA
- a CDS encoding xanthine dehydrogenase family protein molybdopterin-binding subunit has protein sequence MTAVDDRPDTAAGEVGRARLRKEDQRLITGRTRWTDNLQLPGMLHIAMVRSPVAHATIAGIDTEAARQAPGVVAVLTGADVRDGQGAVANAWPITTDQKTPAHLPFAIDRVACAGEIVAAVVARTAAAARDAAELVDVDYDELPAVLDAKEAVSDAVLAHPDLGTNTSAVWTLDSAQGGTGGDVDEAIEKARADGIVIEREYRQQRLIPSFMEPRSTVVDPTGEQVTVWTSTQVPHILRFLIAATTGMPESKVRVIAPDVGGGFGGKLQTTAEEFVTLAVARHVGKPVKYTETRSESLVSGHHGRDQYQTLTLAATKEGKVTALKVDLVANLGAYVGLVGGGVPVLGAWMFNAIYKFDAYRFTVRTVLTNTTWVDAYRGAGRPEATYAIERLMDELAAEVGVDPLEIRERNWITHDEFPFTSVAGMTYDSGNYEAATARAVELFDYEALRREQQERRDRNDPVQLGIGVSTFTEMCGLAPSRVLGTLNYGAGGWEHASIRMLPTGKVEVITGTSPHGQGHVTAWSQIAADRLGVPFEDVEVLHGDTQIAPRGLDTYGSRSLVVGGEAVVRAADKVVAKAKLVAAHLLEASVDDLEFSGGRFTVKGTDKGIGITEVAAAQFTSHNLAEGMESGIDADATFDPESFSFPHGTHLCAVEVDTETGQVRMRKYVCVDDVGQIVNPLIVEGQVHGGLVQGIAQALWEEAVFDDNGTLVTGSFVDYTLPTAADTISFVTDNTTSPSTTNTLGTKGVGEAGAIASTPAVVNAVVDALRPMGVHDIQMPCTPERVWRAIRSAGNEPASASTPEAQPHFDDGAPNSAPADPSSSASAEGAGQ, from the coding sequence GTGACCGCCGTCGACGACCGCCCCGACACGGCGGCGGGCGAGGTCGGCAGGGCGCGGCTGCGCAAGGAGGACCAACGCCTCATCACCGGCCGCACCCGCTGGACCGACAACCTCCAGCTGCCGGGCATGCTGCACATCGCGATGGTCCGCAGCCCCGTCGCCCACGCGACCATCGCGGGCATCGACACCGAGGCCGCCCGCCAGGCGCCCGGTGTCGTGGCCGTCCTCACCGGCGCCGACGTGCGCGACGGCCAGGGCGCCGTCGCCAACGCGTGGCCGATCACCACCGACCAGAAGACGCCCGCCCACCTGCCGTTCGCCATCGACCGAGTCGCCTGCGCCGGCGAGATCGTCGCCGCCGTCGTGGCCCGGACCGCGGCCGCAGCCCGCGACGCCGCGGAGCTCGTGGACGTCGACTACGACGAGCTCCCCGCGGTGCTCGACGCCAAGGAGGCGGTCAGCGACGCCGTCCTGGCCCACCCCGACCTGGGCACCAACACCTCCGCGGTGTGGACGCTCGACTCGGCGCAGGGCGGCACCGGCGGCGACGTCGACGAGGCGATCGAGAAGGCGCGCGCCGACGGCATCGTCATCGAGCGCGAGTACCGCCAGCAGCGCCTCATCCCCTCCTTCATGGAGCCCCGCTCGACCGTGGTCGACCCGACGGGGGAGCAGGTGACCGTGTGGACCTCGACGCAGGTGCCGCACATCCTGCGCTTCCTCATCGCCGCCACGACGGGTATGCCGGAGTCGAAGGTCCGCGTCATCGCCCCCGACGTGGGCGGCGGCTTCGGCGGCAAGCTGCAGACCACGGCCGAGGAGTTCGTGACCCTCGCCGTGGCCCGCCACGTCGGCAAGCCGGTCAAGTACACCGAGACCCGCTCGGAGTCGCTGGTCTCCGGCCACCACGGCCGCGACCAGTACCAGACGCTCACGCTCGCGGCGACCAAGGAGGGCAAGGTCACCGCGCTCAAGGTCGACCTCGTCGCGAACCTCGGTGCCTACGTCGGCCTCGTCGGCGGCGGTGTCCCGGTCCTCGGCGCGTGGATGTTCAACGCGATCTACAAGTTCGACGCCTACCGGTTCACGGTCCGCACCGTCCTCACCAACACGACGTGGGTCGACGCGTACCGCGGCGCCGGCCGGCCCGAGGCGACGTACGCGATCGAGCGGCTCATGGACGAGCTGGCGGCCGAGGTCGGCGTCGACCCGCTCGAGATCCGCGAGCGCAACTGGATCACGCACGACGAGTTCCCGTTCACCTCGGTGGCCGGCATGACGTACGACTCGGGCAACTACGAGGCCGCGACCGCGCGGGCCGTGGAGCTGTTCGACTACGAGGCGCTGCGCCGCGAGCAGCAGGAGCGGCGCGACCGCAACGACCCGGTCCAGCTCGGCATCGGCGTCTCCACGTTCACCGAGATGTGCGGCCTTGCGCCCTCCCGGGTCCTCGGCACCCTCAACTACGGGGCGGGTGGCTGGGAGCACGCCTCGATCCGGATGCTGCCCACCGGCAAGGTCGAGGTCATCACGGGCACCTCCCCGCACGGGCAGGGCCACGTCACCGCGTGGAGCCAGATCGCCGCCGACCGGCTCGGTGTGCCGTTCGAGGACGTCGAGGTGCTCCACGGCGACACCCAGATCGCCCCCCGCGGCCTGGACACCTACGGCTCCCGGTCGCTCGTCGTCGGTGGCGAGGCCGTGGTCCGGGCCGCCGACAAGGTGGTGGCCAAGGCCAAGCTCGTCGCGGCGCACCTCCTGGAGGCGAGCGTGGACGACCTGGAGTTCTCGGGCGGCCGGTTCACGGTCAAGGGCACGGACAAGGGCATCGGCATCACCGAGGTCGCCGCCGCCCAGTTCACCTCGCACAACCTCGCCGAGGGCATGGAGTCCGGCATCGACGCCGACGCCACCTTCGACCCCGAGAGCTTCTCGTTCCCGCACGGGACCCACCTGTGCGCCGTCGAGGTCGACACCGAGACCGGGCAGGTCCGCATGCGCAAGTACGTCTGCGTCGACGACGTCGGCCAGATCGTCAACCCGCTCATCGTCGAGGGGCAGGTGCACGGGGGCCTCGTCCAGGGCATCGCCCAGGCGCTGTGGGAGGAGGCCGTGTTCGACGACAACGGCACTTTGGTCACCGGCTCGTTCGTCGACTACACCCTGCCCACCGCGGCCGACACGATCAGCTTCGTCACCGACAACACCACGTCGCCGTCGACGACGAACACCCTGGGTACCAAGGGAGTCGGCGAGGCCGGTGCGATCGCGTCGACCCCAGCCGTGGTCAACGCCGTCGTGGACGCGTTGCGACCGATGGGGGTGCACGACATCCAGATGCCGTGCACGCCCGAGCGCGTGTGGCGGGCGATCCGGTCGGCGGGCAACGAGCCGGCCTCGGCCTCGACCCCCGAGGCGCAGCCGCACTTCGACGACGGCGCTCCCAACTCGGCGCCGGCGGACCCCAGTAGCAGCGCCTCGGCGGAAGGAGCAGGACAGTGA